The DNA sequence CCTCTTACCTCTGGGGCCTCTTCTTCCTAAGGTAGGGGATATCAGGGGTTTTGAGCATTTCAATGTCAAAGAGGGAACAAACGCAAGAGATACAACAGCCTATATTTGAGATAAGTGAATCTGCATGTTACTAAGGAGACTACAAGAGGGAGGAAAACCCTGTGTTACCTAATGTTCCCATTATTATTACCATAAGTGAACCGAATGACTGTGTTGGCGATGTTGTGTCTGCCATGCTGCACACCATCAGTTATCTGTACCACAGAGACCACCACccatgcagcagagagagagacagagagagagggtctttCCAATCTAAGATCCACAGAAGACACCACAAATTACAACCAGAGGAAACTATTTCAACCTCACTGACTGACTCTTCTTGCTCCTGCAATGAAAGTataggaggtggtggaggagagcaAGAAAGTataggaggaggtggaagagagcaAGAAAGTataggaggaggtggaagagagcaAGAAACTataggaggaggtggaagagagcaAGAAACTataggaggaggtggaagagagcaAGAAACtataggaggtggaggagagcaaGAAAGtataggaggtagaggagagaaagaaagtataggaggaggtggaggagagcaaGAAAGtataggaggaggtggaggagagcaaGAAAGtataggaggtagaggagagaaagaaagtataggaggaggtggaggagagcaaGAAAGtataggaggaggtggaggagagcaaGAAAGGGGAGAAAGAATAAGAGCAGATAGAGCAAAAGCAGTGAAGCTTGtgtggaagagaagagagggcagGCAGGGGCAGTAAGGAATGTTGGAGAGGCTCTgtgtaagtgagtgagtgagtgagtgaaattCTAAAATCAGGATGAATGACAGTGCTGGGTTTCTCTATCATGGTCTGTGTTCTGATGGCTACCAGAGTTACCATGTTGCTCATCCAACTATGTGATTGAGATATCATTATCTGACATGAGACAGAGGGCAAAATATTTCTTTAGTGTAGGGATACAGTCTGTTCAGATGCCATAGGTGAGATAAGGTCTGTTCTATCTACACAAAAAGTAGTGAAGGAGGAAATTGAAGGAATGCTGAATAAACTGTGCAAGATGTGGAATCAAGAACAGCAGCATTGATAGAATGGtgaagaggtagaggggggaCGAGTGTAGTTGGGGAAAAAAACACTTATCAATCTACCTCAAGCTGTCGCAGCTCTTCTTCCTCCTAGATAGGATGAGATTGAGTGTCAGTGGTGTGGATGGTCCGGTCAGAGGTGACACCAGAAGCATGCGCGATAGGAAAAGTCAAATGTTTATCTGCAGGGATAGTTCAGGCTGACAGAAAGGAAGCAGCTACCGGACTATGGAagaaatgaggaggaggaaggctaAGAGAGATGGGAAAAAGAGAGGTTCAGAGGGAGTGAACATGGACTACTGATGAGGGAACGAATGGCAGATAGCTCACAAGACAAGCTCTTCCGTCCTACAACACAAAGCCTTCTGATCTCTGCCAGACAAACCCACACAGCTCGTGACTAAGGGAACAACCACAGAAATTCACAGCCGCAGACGCCCAGTTACCTCCGACCCCAAATCCTCTTATCCCTGGAAAAGCAAACCAAGAGATGGGGGAAAAGGGCAAAGGTGAGAGAGGTCAATGTGTGGAGAAGGTACAAGGAGTTGCTGGCAGAGGAGACCCTCTTGCAGATAGCTTTTCATGCATGATTCAACATGGAGCCCTAAAATATTTTGTAAAACTTAATTATCTTTATTGGATTTATTTAGACTTACAATATTTTTTTACTGTGTCTGGTGTTAACTACTTATACAATATATATTTCAATGTAGACACAGTAGCAGCTAAATGAGCAAGCCAtttttcaaaatcaaatcatcaaaCTATCTTATCAAATGACAAATACAGCGCCTTCGGAAAGGATTCAGctcacttgactttttccacattttgttaggttacagccttattctaaaatggatgaaatatttttttcccctcacaatatcccataatgacaaagcaaaaacatgttcctgctaatttataaaaaaacaaagcactgaaatatcacatttacataagtattcaaaccctttactcagtactttgttgaagtacctttggcagcgattacagccttgagtcttcttgggtatgacactacaagcttggcacacctgtatttggggagtttctcccattcttctctgcagatcctctcaagctctgtcaggttggatggggagcgtttctgtacagcttttttcaggtctctccagagatgtttcgatcaggttcaagtccgggctgtggctgggctactgaaggacattcagacttgtcctgaagccactcttgcattgtcctggctgtatgcttagggttgttgtgctgttggaaggtgaacctttgccccagtctgaggtctggaGCACTCTGTAGCaaattttcatcaaggatctctctgtactttgctcctttcatctttgtcTCGATCCTGAGTAGTCTTTCAGTccttgcctctgaaaaacatcccccacagcatgatgctgccaccaccatgcttcactgtagcaaaagtgccaggtttcctccagatgtgacgcttggcattcaggccaaagagtttaatcttggtttcatcagaccagagaatctagtttctcatggtctgagagtctttaggtgcctgattggtggagtgctgctgagatggttgtcctactggaaggttctcccatctccacagaggaactccagagctctgtcagagtgaccattgggttcttggtcacctccctgaccaaggcccttctcccccgattgctcagttggccggttgaccagctctaggaagagtcttggtggttccaaacttcttccatttaagaatgatggaggccactgtgttcttggggaccttcaatgctgcagacattttttgcacccttccccagatctgtgccttgacacaatcctgtctcggtgctatacggacaattccttcaacctcatggcttggtttttgctctgacatgtagtGTCAACTGTGCGACCATAtattagacaggtgtgtgcctttccaaatcatgtccaatcaattgaatttaccacaggtggactccaagttgtagaaacatctcaaggatgatcaatggaaacaggatgcacctgagctcaatttcgagtctcatagcaaagggtgtgaatacttatgtaaataagatatttaagttttttttttatatatacattcgcaaacatttctaaaaacctgttttcaatttgccattatggggtattgtgtgtagattttagatttgttttttaatgtaatccactttaaaataaggctgtaatgtaacaaaatgtgaaaaaagtcaaggggtctaaatactttctgaaggcactgtatgaatgTTGAATGCTAGGGTATCTAATGATTATATCTCTAAGGTGGCATGCCATAGAAAATATCAGTAGTGTTCTAAAACTGTGTCAAGGACTAAGATGAAATGCATCCAAACATAGAGAAATCCCTCCATAGGAGACCTGAGGAAAATGAGAAGGGGGCAAAAAATGACAAAAGTGGGTCTGAGTTGCAAGTCATGGTATTACGAAGGAAGAGGGGTTTCAAGCATTCAATACTGCACAAGAAAAGCTACAACAAAGAAGAATATGTGAGGTTAGTAGTCTGGACAATCAGACACAGACCACAATCACAAGGATGCAAAAACAACACACATTAAAACTGAACACCCAAGGCCCTTAGCACAGAAATTGAGAAAACATTATATAATGAATTTGATTTAAGGGCTGAACACTACAGCTATAGAACATGGAACACAATTCAAAGTAGATCTACctcggcctcccgagtggcgcagtggtctaaggcaatgATCAGTTCTAGAGaatgtcactacagatccggatTCGATCCCGGGTTGTGTTGCATCcgaccgtgaccgggagacccatgaggcggcacataattggcccagcgtcgtcaaggttaggggagggtttggccggctgggatgaccttgtcccattgcgctctagcgactccttgtggcggccaGGTGCATGCACACTggcttcggtcgccagctgtatggtgattcctccgacacattggtgcggctggcttccgggttgaatGAGCagcgtgtcaagaagcagtgcagcttggcggggtcttgtttcggaggacgcatggctatTGACCTTCGCATCTCCAGAGTCCGctagggagttgcagcgatgggacaagactgtaactaccaattgaatatcACGAAGTTGGGGTGAAAAAGggataaaaaaaacaacattcaaAATAAGTAGATCTACCTCAGAAACCGGCTGATCATCTTCTCCCTAAAACAACGAATAGCAATGATTAGCTTCGGATCAACTCACTAGCTTTCACCAGGTTACTGTAACTAAGAAAGAGATTTTAACAAATTGACTATTACTACATTCCAATAACATCACAAGTGCTTTGATATCTATTGACACATTGCACATAAGTCTAATGGATATATTCAGTTGAACAGAAGTTTATAACTTTATATCTTATCAATAAAGAGTTGATAGTGGTTCACTCTGTAATGAACAACAGTGCCCTGGGTAACACTAACACATCTCGGGTTAACTCTGCGTTTGTTTGTTTGTACCACAGCATTTTGTATTCAATACCAGCATTAGCTAGCTTCTGTGCACTTCTGAGCCCAACAGAACACGACAGTGGTATGAGACATTAAAACAATGTGACCTTTGCTGATCAGTCAGGCAGCTTTCAAGTcacaataaaaacatttattaatGAATTAAGCTACTGGTGAGTTGTGAaactttgcaaatgtatatagcATGTTATTAAGCATGTATGATGCAATCATATTTTGACACAATGGCTAGCAGACATAGCTGTGCCTGGGCATTGGAAGAGAAACTTCATAGTACTGATAATCAGTGACTATGGCCAGGAAAACATAGACCTGGCACAATGCAGATGGCACAATGCAGCGAGCAGTGGCTGTTATTATTAATGACAATGCCCTTCATATCAGGAATTACTCCGGTGGACACAGTGTCGCCTGTTACCTTAgcctcttcatcctctgcttcctcCTGTTTAGAATAAGAGAGACAAACAGTGAGACTGAGACATGACTCCCAAATTTCTATTTGATTTCAATACTTTTCAGAAATGTAAAAACAATTTACCTGGGCTTCTTCCTCCTTCACGGGGGCCTTCTGGCAGAAAAAGGAGAAAGTAGAAAAGATTGTGTATCAGGATTATTAGAATGATAGCATGACCTCAAGGAGGCATATAGGAAATAGAGAACCTCTCCTCAAACATGAATGAGACACTTCTACATTGGAGGTCATGCAACTTGAACAGATCACGCACATTGAACAACATGGTGGGATTTCCAGAGGacccccaccaacacacacacctagacatgGATGGACAGCGGAACGACACATACACACCTAGACATGGATGGACAGcggaacgacacacacacacctagacatgGATGGACAGCGGAACGACACATACACACCTAGACATGGATGGACAGCGGAACGACACATACACACCTAGACATGGATGGACAGCGGAACGACACATACACACCTAGACATGGATGGACAGCGGAACGACACATACACACCTAGACATGGATGGACAGCGGAACGACACATACACACCTAGACATAGTTGTAGAACAAAGGACATAGTACATATCAAAGAAAATCAAGACCAACGATTcagtcaacagtcaatagaaacAGTTATAGAACAGTCAATTGAAACAGTTAAGGGACAGTCAATATAACAGAATACAGGTGGGTTAGTATGGTCCAGAGTTGAGGAGGAGATGAGAATAACAGCAGCTCGAGGGAAACAAAACCCTGAGGTCGAGAAAAAGACAAcgttaaagagatggagagaggagacatcACGGGAGGACACAGCATGGGATTCTGGGAGCCAATTACAGTGTTCTCTAAGGATTCCTCTGTGTCTTTGACTGCCTCCTTCTCCTCTGCCACCTTCTCTTCTGCGGCCTCTTCTGCTGcttcctctcctgtttctcctcccacCTCTGCTTCCACCTCCTCTGTGTGttcatctctattgcactcctcCATCGGAACCTCTCTTTTCTAGAGTGAAAACAACAATGTGCCATCAAGGGGGAAAAAACGATGTGTTAGAATAATAATGACACAGCAGCTGTCATGGGCACACATCAAAACACCAGGAGGGGGGCAGCCCTACTGCTGGAGTCACATTTTCAAAGACATCACAGAGTAAGGCCTCAGCATCAGCAGCTCCTCTGAGTAAAGGAAAATGCATGAATAAATTAAGGGCAATTACATATGGTTGCAAGGTGATGAACAGCAGCATAGTGGTGCTGCGGAGATAAATTAGAGGTTTTCAATGATGTATGCTGTAGCGAAAAAGACTGCATATTATCACACTGCCGGGAGCCAGCCAACAGGACAGGAGTCCAGTCAACAGTATCAATAAAAAAACTGTCATTCCAACATTGCAACTTAAATGGAAAATAAACCAGCCTGGTACTCTGGAGAGCAGCGAAAACAGAGGGCGTCTGAACTCTTTTCCCAGAAATACCCATGAAGCTGGTCGAGTAAAATTAACTCAATTTGCGCCCTTCTCGAAACAGCATCCTCTAAAAGCCTGTGGGATTTGTTATAAGACGATCACAGGTTCAGCTGGGCAATAATTTCTCTGCTGTCCCTTGCCACCTTTTTGGAAAAAATATACAAATCATTTCTCTGTGATGCTCATGCACCAGGTCAATCTCTATGGTTTGGCAGCATCCCAAAGTGAGTTGAGAAGTTTAAGATTTTTCTTAATATATCTACGTATAAATGTTCAGATAATTTTTTACAACAGCATCGGCATGTTCTTCTATAAGAATAGTCCTATTATACAAATaatgaattaaaaaaataattaactgATTCCCAATCATCTGCTTTCTATTGAGTATAAATCCTATATAATATCATAGAATTATTATAAATACTTTATATGCTTTACAAAAACTACAGATGCAATATAAACACAATGAAACACTATAAAAACTGAGAAATGAACACATGTTAATTAATGAGAGACAGGTACACTATTTTTAAACCAACTCTAAATTGACACTCATCCATGCAATGAGTGGATTAGCAACATTACTGGttacttggggcggcaggtagcctagttagtggttagagcgttgggccagtaaccaaaaggtggctagatcgaatcccagagatgacaaggtaaaaaatctgtcgttctgcccctgaacaaggcagttaacccactgttcctaggccgtcattgtaaataagaatttgttcttaactggcttgcctagttaaataaagataaaacttGGTAATCATCCATGGAAATTAAACCAACAAGATTTAACTTGGTAACTGGAAAATGAATCCAACAGGAGTTAACTGGAGAAATGGTTAAGGTTATGCTGGATGGGAGGAAACCAGGGGAGAAATGGTTAAGGTTATGCTGGATGGGAGGAAACCAGGGGAGAAATGGTTAAGGTTATGCTGGATGGGAGGAAACCAGGGGAGAAATGGTTAAGGTTATGCTGGATGGGAGGAAACCAGGGGAGAAATGGTTAAGGTTATGCTGGATGGGAGGAAACCAGGGAGAAATGGTTAAGGTTATGCTGGATGGGAGGAAACCAGGGGAGAAATGGTTAAGGTTATGCTGGATGGGAGGGTACCAGGGGAGAAATGGTTAAGGTTATGCTGGATGGGAGGAAACCAGGGGAGAAATGGTTAAGGTTATGCTGGATGGGAGGAAACCAGGGGAGAAATGGTTAAGGTTATGCTGGATGGGAGGAAACCAGGGGAGAAATGGTTAAGGTTATGCTGGATGGGAGGAAACCAGGGGAGAAATGGTAAAGGTGAGACAGGGACTGAGGGATAAGAGAAAGACATTACTAGTGTGTCATCATCAATGTTCTCCTCCTCAGCTTCAAGGTTCTCTTCATCCTCAGCATCATCAGTTCCATTTACAATGGTTCCATTCTCAACAGGCCCATTTTCAAGGAGATATGCCTCTTTCGCTTCCTGCACCAAGGAAAATTTGGCAGGTTGTTTAACTCAACTACGTTAGCCTACATGTCACATCGTATCCCTCTCACACAATTAACCTCACTAACTCCTATTTGCCCTCCAAAGAAATCTGTTATGTGGCGTGCACTCAGGCATGTCTCAACCTGAGCGAAAACAAATTAGGAGGACAATACATGCCTGAGCATTTCAGCTAAACAAACATTAAAACAGCCTGTCTCTGACAGCAACAATATTGGGGCGAGTTTATTTGCATTATAAAATCCCTAGAGTGGAAAACACATTTTGTGGTTGAATTCTATAGCTAAAAAGCTATATAAACACAATGTATATTTTAGAAAATTAAGTGAAAGTTGAATTCCAACCTTGGAACCTGGAGGAGGTGGCAGACCCAGGAAGGCATATACCGCATTGTCTTCTTTAGCATCAAAGAATGTCTCGTAGTCCTATGGTAAAAAGCAAATTAGACATTTCTGTTTATTCTCCAATCGTTCTCTCAGCATTTGAATGGACACTTCTCCCCACCTTTACCTGAACCATTCAGTAGGGAGTAGGCTTATTGGTCACCACACCTTCTATATTATTTTGTTATGCTCACCCCACAGTAGCTCTCTTCGTTGAAGATCTGAGGGGGTAGAGGGATCCCGTTGGTGGGCTTTTTCTCCACAGGGACATTTTCCCTCATCCACATGCGGTTGTCCTCATTGCAGGCAATGTCCAATGGAGCGTAGTCCACTTTCAGGGCCTCCAGGAACCCAAGCACATCCTGTTGCTTCTTTTTGATCTGGACCATCACACAGgtgtacagacagacaacaaacacagtaTAGATAGGCTTCTTCTTCATGAGATCATGTTTGGCAGATTTGTTTTCTATCACTAGGTTGGGGAGAGCAGAGTAGAAGGCTAATACATTAATGAAAGCTTTTAACTTTTTGTTTTATAGTTTGACAAAGAATATATTCACATATCATACACTATATGCAGTTGacgacggaagtttacatacacttaggttggagtcattaaaacttgtttttcaaccactccacaaatgtattgttagcgaactatagtttcggcaagtcggttaggacatctacttcgcgCATGAcacgtcatttttccaacaattgtttacagacagattatttcactgtatcacaattccagtgggtcagaagtttacatacactaagttgactgtgcctttaaacagc is a window from the Oncorhynchus tshawytscha isolate Ot180627B linkage group LG14, Otsh_v2.0, whole genome shotgun sequence genome containing:
- the LOC112267161 gene encoding SH3 domain-binding glutamic acid-rich protein isoform X14, producing the protein MVIKVFLASSSGSTAIKKKQQDVLGFLEALKVDYAPLDIACNEDNRMWMRENVPVEKKPTNGIPLPPQIFNEESYCGDYETFFDAKEDNAVYAFLGLPPPPGSKEAKEAYLLENGPVENGTIVNGTDDAEDEENLEAEEENIDDDTLKREVPMEECNRDEHTEEVEAEVGGETGEEAAEEAAEEKVAEEKEAVKDTEESLENTKAPVKEEEAQEEAEDEEAKGEDDQPVSEEEEELRQLEEEEDE
- the LOC112267161 gene encoding SH3 domain-binding glutamic acid-rich protein isoform X13, which codes for MVIKVFLASSSGSTAIKKKQQDVLGFLEALKVDYAPLDIACNEDNRMWMRENVPVEKKPTNGIPLPPQIFNEESYCGDYETFFDAKEDNAVYAFLGLPPPPGSKEAKEAYLLENGPVENGTIVNGTDDAEDEENLEAEEENIDDDTLKREVPMEECNRDEHTEEVEAEVGGETGEEAAEEAAEEKVAEEKEAVKDTEESLENTKAPVKEEEAQEEAEDEEAKGEDDQPVSEEEEELRQLEQEEEDE
- the LOC112267161 gene encoding SH3 domain-binding glutamic acid-rich-like protein isoform X28; translated protein: MVIKVFLASSSGSTAIKKKQQDVLGFLEALKVDYAPLDIACNEDNRMWMRENVPVEKKPTNGIPLPPQIFNEESYCGDYETFFDAKEDNAVYAFLGLPPPPGSKKAPVKEEEAQEEAEDEEAKGEDDQPVSEEEEELRQLEEEEEEVTEEAEQEEEDE
- the LOC112267161 gene encoding SH3 domain-binding glutamic acid-rich protein isoform X15; its protein translation is MVIKVFLASSSGSTAIKKKQQDVLGFLEALKVDYAPLDIACNEDNRMWMRENVPVEKKPTNGIPLPPQIFNEESYCGDYETFFDAKEDNAVYAFLGLPPPPGSKEAKEAYLLENGPVENGTIVNGTDDAEDEENLEAEEENIDDDTLKREVPMEECNRDEHTEEVEAEVGGETGEEAAEEAAEEKVAEEKEAVKDTEESLENTKAPVKEEEAQEEAEDEEAKGEDDQPVSEEEEAPEQEEEDE
- the LOC112267161 gene encoding SH3 domain-binding glutamic acid-rich protein isoform X1, yielding MVIKVFLASSSGSTAIKKKQQDVLGFLEALKVDYAPLDIACNEDNRMWMRENVPVEKKPTNGIPLPPQIFNEESYCGDYETFFDAKEDNAVYAFLGLPPPPGSKEAKEAYLLENGPVENGTIVNGTDDAEDEENLEAEEENIDDDTLKREVPMEECNRDEHTEEVEAEVGGETGEEAAEEAAEEKVAEEKEAVKDTEESLENTKAPVKEEEAQEEAEDEEAKGEDDQPVSEEEEELRQLEEEEAPEEEEEEVTEEAEQEEEDE
- the LOC112267161 gene encoding SH3 domain-binding glutamic acid-rich-like protein isoform X22, translating into MVIKVFLASSSGSTAIKKKQQDVLGFLEALKVDYAPLDIACNEDNRMWMRENVPVEKKPTNGIPLPPQIFNEESYCGDYETFFDAKEDNAVYAFLGLPPPPGSKEAKEAYLLENGPVENGTIVNGTDDAEDEENLEAEEENIDDDTLKAPVKEEEAQEEAEDEEAKGEDDQPVSEEEEELRQLEEEEAPEEEEEEVTEEAEQEEEDE
- the LOC112267161 gene encoding SH3 domain-binding glutamic acid-rich protein isoform X7, yielding MVIKVFLASSSGSTAIKKKQQDVLGFLEALKVDYAPLDIACNEDNRMWMRENVPVEKKPTNGIPLPPQIFNEESYCGDYETFFDAKEDNAVYAFLGLPPPPGSKEAKEAYLLENGPVENGTIVNGTDDAEDEENLEAEEENIDDDTLKREVPMEECNRDEHTEEVEAEVGGETGEEAAEEAAEEKVAEEKEAVKDTEESLENTKAPVKEEEAQEEAEDEEAKGEDDQPVSEEEEAPEEEEEEVTEEAEEEEDE
- the LOC112267161 gene encoding SH3 domain-binding glutamic acid-rich-like protein isoform X23, whose amino-acid sequence is MVIKVFLASSSGSTAIKKKQQDVLGFLEALKVDYAPLDIACNEDNRMWMRENVPVEKKPTNGIPLPPQIFNEESYCGDYETFFDAKEDNAVYAFLGLPPPPGSKEAKEAYLLENGPVENGTIVNGTDDAEDEENLEAEEENIDDDTLKAPVKEEEAQEEAEDEEAKGEDDQPVSEEEEAPEEEEEEVTEEAEQEEEDE
- the LOC112267161 gene encoding SH3 domain-binding glutamic acid-rich protein isoform X5 encodes the protein MVIKVFLASSSGSTAIKKKQQDVLGFLEALKVDYAPLDIACNEDNRMWMRENVPVEKKPTNGIPLPPQIFNEESYCGDYETFFDAKEDNAVYAFLGLPPPPGSKEAKEAYLLENGPVENGTIVNGTDDAEDEENLEAEEENIDDDTLKREVPMEECNRDEHTEEVEAEVGGETGEEAAEEAAEEKVAEEKEAVKDTEESLENTKAPVKEEEAQEEAEDEEAKGEDDQPVSEEEEELRQLEEEEEEVTEEAEEEEDE
- the LOC112267161 gene encoding SH3 domain-binding glutamic acid-rich-like protein isoform X31 → MVIKVFLASSSGSTAIKKKQQDVLGFLEALKVDYAPLDIACNEDNRMWMRENVPVEKKPTNGIPLPPQIFNEESYCGDYETFFDAKEDNAVYAFLGLPPPPGSKKAPVKEEEAQEEAEDEEAKGEDDQPVSEEEEAPEQEEEDE
- the LOC112267161 gene encoding SH3 domain-binding glutamic acid-rich protein isoform X3, translating into MVIKVFLASSSGSTAIKKKQQDVLGFLEALKVDYAPLDIACNEDNRMWMRENVPVEKKPTNGIPLPPQIFNEESYCGDYETFFDAKEDNAVYAFLGLPPPPGSKEAKEAYLLENGPVENGTIVNGTDDAEDEENLEAEEENIDDDTLKREVPMEECNRDEHTEEVEAEVGGETGEEAAEEAAEEKVAEEKEAVKDTEESLENTKAPVKEEEAQEEAEDEEAKGEDDQPVSEEEEELRQLEEEEEEVTEEAEQEEEDE
- the LOC112267161 gene encoding SH3 domain-binding glutamic acid-rich protein isoform X9, producing the protein MVIKVFLASSSGSTAIKKKQQDVLGFLEALKVDYAPLDIACNEDNRMWMRENVPVEKKPTNGIPLPPQIFNEESYCGDYETFFDAKEDNAVYAFLGLPPPPGSKEAKEAYLLENGPVENGTIVNGTDDAEDEENLEAEEENIDDDTLKREVPMEECNRDEHTEEVEAEVGGETGEEAAEEAAEEKVAEEKEAVKDTEESLENTKAPVKEEEAQEEAEDEEAKGEDDQPVSEEEEELRQLEEEEAPEEEEDE
- the LOC112267161 gene encoding SH3 domain-binding glutamic acid-rich protein isoform X16: MVIKVFLASSSGSTAIKKKQQDVLGFLEALKVDYAPLDIACNEDNRMWMRENVPVEKKPTNGIPLPPQIFNEESYCGDYETFFDAKEDNAVYAFLGLPPPPGSKEAKEAYLLENGPVENGTIVNGTDDAEDEENLEAEEENIDDDTLKREVPMEECNRDEHTEEVEAEVGGETGEEAAEEAAEEKVAEEKEAVKDTEESLENTKAPVKEEEAQEEAEDEEAKGEDDQPVSEEEEAPEEEEDE
- the LOC112267161 gene encoding SH3 domain-binding glutamic acid-rich protein isoform X2; protein product: MVIKVFLASSSGSTAIKKKQQDVLGFLEALKVDYAPLDIACNEDNRMWMRENVPVEKKPTNGIPLPPQIFNEESYCGDYETFFDAKEDNAVYAFLGLPPPPGSKEAKEAYLLENGPVENGTIVNGTDDAEDEENLEAEEENIDDDTLKREVPMEECNRDEHTEEVEAEVGGETGEEAAEEAAEEKVAEEKEAVKDTEESLENTKAPVKEEEAQEEAEDEEAKGEDDQPVSEEEEELRQLEEEEAPEEEEEEVTEEAEEEEDE
- the LOC112267161 gene encoding SH3 domain-binding glutamic acid-rich protein isoform X4, coding for MVIKVFLASSSGSTAIKKKQQDVLGFLEALKVDYAPLDIACNEDNRMWMRENVPVEKKPTNGIPLPPQIFNEESYCGDYETFFDAKEDNAVYAFLGLPPPPGSKEAKEAYLLENGPVENGTIVNGTDDAEDEENLEAEEENIDDDTLKREVPMEECNRDEHTEEVEAEVGGETGEEAAEEAAEEKVAEEKEAVKDTEESLENTAPVKEEEAQEEAEDEEAKGEDDQPVSEEEEELRQLEEEEEEVTEEAEQEEEDE
- the LOC112267161 gene encoding SH3 domain-binding glutamic acid-rich protein isoform X6; translated protein: MVIKVFLASSSGSTAIKKKQQDVLGFLEALKVDYAPLDIACNEDNRMWMRENVPVEKKPTNGIPLPPQIFNEESYCGDYETFFDAKEDNAVYAFLGLPPPPGSKEAKEAYLLENGPVENGTIVNGTDDAEDEENLEAEEENIDDDTLKREVPMEECNRDEHTEEVEAEVGGETGEEAAEEAAEEKVAEEKEAVKDTEESLENTKAPVKEEEAQEEAEDEEAKGEDDQPVSEEEEAPEEEEEEVTEEAEQEEEDE
- the LOC112267161 gene encoding SH3 domain-binding glutamic acid-rich-like protein isoform X27 encodes the protein MVIKVFLASSSGSTAIKKKQQDVLGFLEALKVDYAPLDIACNEDNRMWMRENVPVEKKPTNGIPLPPQIFNEESYCGDYETFFDAKEDNAVYAFLGLPPPPGSKKAPVKEEEAQEEAEDEEAKGEDDQPVSEEEEELRQLEEEEAPEEEEEEVTEEAEQEEEDE
- the LOC112267161 gene encoding SH3 domain-binding glutamic acid-rich-like protein isoform X29, encoding MVIKVFLASSSGSTAIKKKQQDVLGFLEALKVDYAPLDIACNEDNRMWMRENVPVEKKPTNGIPLPPQIFNEESYCGDYETFFDAKEDNAVYAFLGLPPPPGSKKAPVKEEEAQEEAEDEEAKGEDDQPVSEEEEAPEEEEEEVTEEAEQEEEDE
- the LOC112267161 gene encoding SH3 domain-binding glutamic acid-rich protein isoform X8 yields the protein MVIKVFLASSSGSTAIKKKQQDVLGFLEALKVDYAPLDIACNEDNRMWMRENVPVEKKPTNGIPLPPQIFNEESYCGDYETFFDAKEDNAVYAFLGLPPPPGSKEAKEAYLLENGPVENGTIVNGTDDAEDEENLEAEEENIDDDTLKREVPMEECNRDEHTEEVEAEVGGETGEEAAEEAAEEKVAEEKEAVKDTEESLENTKAPVKEEEAQEEAEDEEAKGEDDQPVSEEEEELRQLEEEEAPEQEEEDE